Proteins from a genomic interval of Sporomusaceae bacterium:
- a CDS encoding HypC/HybG/HupF family hydrogenase formation chaperone — MCLAVPAKIVDRIDMMATVEVSGVTRQVSLMLLPGAKVGEYVLIHAGFAIQTVDEEEAKRTLELFEEMAAHEE; from the coding sequence ATGTGTCTTGCCGTGCCTGCTAAAATTGTCGACAGGATTGATATGATGGCTACCGTGGAGGTCAGCGGCGTCACCCGCCAGGTGAGCCTAATGCTGCTGCCCGGAGCTAAGGTAGGCGAATATGTGCTTATCCACGCCGGGTTCGCCATCCAGACGGTGGACGAGGAAGAAGCGAAACGGACGCTGGAGCTGTTTGAGGAGATGGCTGCTCATGAAGAGTAG
- the hypD gene encoding hydrogenase formation protein HypD has translation MKSRTREEERRLAAFFRGEIARLATRPVRLMEVCGTHTVAIFKAGIRQLLPPEVELVSGPGCPVCVTPNEYLDTAVAYSRQQGVIITTFGDMLRVPGSSSSLAAEQATGADIRIVYSPLDSLAIAAANPAKKVIFLAVGFETTAPTAAATVLAAEQAGLTNFYVLSAHKLVPPALRALLTAGEVQVDGLLLPGHVSAIIGEEPYRFLAREYGVPAVITGFEPLDILGAVYLLVKRIAAGEAALDNEYRRVVPPAGNPAAVAVLDKVYGEADAAWRGIGVIPASGLAVKAAYRRFDALAALPVTVEETKDHPGCRCGEVLRGVARPADCPLFGAACTPERPVGSCMVSVEGTCAAWYKYGAGRWQV, from the coding sequence ATGAAGAGTAGGACCAGGGAGGAAGAGCGCCGCCTGGCCGCGTTTTTCCGCGGCGAGATCGCCCGGCTGGCCACCCGGCCGGTGAGGCTGATGGAGGTGTGCGGCACCCACACGGTGGCGATTTTCAAGGCCGGCATCCGCCAACTGCTGCCGCCGGAGGTGGAGCTTGTCAGCGGGCCGGGCTGCCCGGTATGCGTCACCCCTAACGAGTATCTCGACACCGCGGTGGCGTATAGCCGCCAGCAAGGTGTCATCATCACAACGTTCGGCGATATGCTGCGGGTGCCGGGTTCTTCGTCGAGCCTGGCGGCCGAGCAGGCGACGGGGGCCGATATCCGTATCGTCTATTCGCCGCTCGACAGTCTGGCGATCGCCGCCGCCAACCCGGCGAAAAAGGTGATTTTCCTGGCGGTGGGCTTCGAGACTACTGCGCCGACTGCCGCCGCGACGGTGCTGGCCGCCGAGCAGGCCGGACTGACGAATTTCTATGTGCTGTCGGCCCACAAGCTGGTGCCGCCGGCGCTGCGCGCTCTGCTGACGGCCGGCGAGGTCCAGGTGGACGGGCTGCTGCTGCCGGGGCACGTCAGCGCGATCATCGGCGAGGAGCCGTACCGCTTTCTGGCGCGGGAGTACGGCGTGCCGGCGGTCATCACCGGCTTCGAGCCGCTCGACATTCTCGGCGCGGTGTATCTGCTGGTCAAAAGGATCGCGGCCGGCGAGGCGGCGCTCGACAACGAGTACCGCCGCGTGGTGCCGCCGGCGGGCAACCCGGCCGCCGTTGCCGTGCTTGACAAGGTTTACGGCGAAGCGGACGCCGCGTGGCGGGGCATCGGCGTCATCCCGGCCTCGGGCCTGGCGGTGAAGGCCGCCTATCGCCGCTTTGACGCCCTCGCCGCCCTGCCGGTGACGGTGGAGGAGACGAAGGACCATCCCGGCTGCCGCTGCGGCGAGGTGCTGCGCGGCGTGGCCCGGCCGGCCGACTGCCCGCTGTTCGGGGCGGCCTGCACGCCGGAGAGGCCGGTGGGGTCGTGCATGGTGTCGGTGGAAGGCACGTGCGCGGCCTGGTACAAGTATGGCGCGGGAAGGTGGCAGGTATGA
- the hypE gene encoding hydrogenase expression/formation protein HypE produces the protein MKDELILLAHGSGGKLSHDLVARVMQPAFANPALDLMHDGARVEAAGARLAFTTDSYVVKPLFFAGGDIGKLAVCGTVNDLAVSGATPLYLSAGFIIEEGFPVAALERIVASMRAAAAEAGVSIVTGDTKVVEKGAVDGIYINTAGIGAVIAGADISPLNARPGQDIILSGPVGDHAVAVMAGRHGLKLPATVASDCAPLGGMIGAVLAAVPQVAVLRDPTRGGLATTLNEIAAQAKVGIMVEEAAIPVRPEVQAVCDILGFDPLYLANEGKVIIFVESPYSEEVIAVLRAHPYGREARVIGRVTAAPAGQVGLRTGIGGVRLLDMLIGDQLPRIC, from the coding sequence ATGAAGGACGAATTGATTCTCCTCGCCCACGGCAGCGGCGGCAAGCTCAGCCACGACCTGGTGGCGCGGGTGATGCAGCCTGCGTTCGCCAACCCGGCCCTCGACCTGATGCACGACGGCGCCAGGGTGGAGGCGGCGGGGGCCAGGCTGGCCTTCACGACCGATTCCTATGTGGTCAAACCGCTGTTTTTCGCCGGCGGCGATATCGGCAAGCTGGCGGTGTGCGGCACAGTCAACGATCTGGCGGTCAGCGGCGCGACGCCTCTTTATCTCAGCGCCGGCTTTATCATCGAGGAAGGGTTCCCGGTGGCCGCTCTGGAGCGGATCGTCGCCTCGATGCGGGCTGCGGCGGCTGAAGCCGGGGTTTCGATCGTCACCGGCGACACCAAGGTGGTGGAAAAAGGGGCGGTCGACGGCATATATATAAATACGGCCGGCATCGGCGCGGTTATCGCCGGCGCGGATATATCGCCCCTTAACGCGCGGCCGGGGCAGGATATCATCCTGAGCGGCCCGGTGGGCGACCACGCGGTGGCTGTGATGGCCGGCCGCCACGGCCTGAAGCTGCCGGCGACGGTGGCGAGCGACTGCGCGCCTCTCGGCGGAATGATCGGCGCGGTGCTGGCTGCGGTGCCCCAGGTGGCTGTGCTGCGCGACCCGACCCGCGGCGGGCTGGCGACGACGCTTAACGAGATCGCCGCCCAGGCCAAGGTGGGGATAATGGTGGAAGAGGCTGCCATACCTGTGCGCCCTGAGGTGCAGGCGGTCTGCGATATCCTGGGATTCGACCCTTTGTACCTCGCCAATGAAGGTAAAGTCATAATTTTTGTCGAATCTCCCTATAGTGAAGAGGTTATCGCGGTGCTGCGCGCCCACCCCTACGGGCGCGAGGCCCGCGTCATCGGCCGGGTGACCGCCGCCCCCGCCGGCCAGGTCGGCCTGCGGACGGGGATCGGTGGCGTCCGCCTGCTCGATATGTTGATCGGCGACCAGTTGCCGCGGATTTGTTAA